The following coding sequences are from one Melopsittacus undulatus isolate bMelUnd1 chromosome 14, bMelUnd1.mat.Z, whole genome shotgun sequence window:
- the TRNP1 gene encoding TMF-regulated nuclear protein 1: protein MTVLVLVLYWVVRSSEPCQCQSVPRAVQFCTKPSSPGSVELAAARRRLVAAEGRRRAAAELEGRVLQVHCALRHAELRLAARAEALGRLGAGVAQAQLALAAHTQRLQKGLRRRPRPRPGALLAAARALRSCVPWAPARSRGAAAPPAAARRLPAAPRSPA from the exons ATGACGGTGCTGGTTCTGGTGCTGTACTGGGTCGTACGAAGCTCGGAGCCGTGCCAGTGCCAGTCTGTACCGAGAGCGGTCCAGTTCTGTACTAAGCC cagcagccccgggTCGGTGGAGCTGGcggcggcgcggcggcggcTGGTGGCGGCGGaggggcggcggcgggcggcggcggagcTGGAGGGCCGGGTGCTGCAGGTGCACTGCGCCCTGCGGCACGCGGAGCTGCGCTTGGCCGCCCGTGCCGAGGCTCTGGGCCGGCTCGGGGCCGGTGTGGCCCAGGCTCAGCTGGCGCTGGCTGCGCACACGCAGCGCCTGCAGAAGGGGCTCCGGcgccggccccggccccggcccggtGCGCTCCTGGCGGCCGCCCGTGCCCTCCGCAGCTGCGTGCCCTGGGCCCCCGCGCGCTCCCGCGGGGCCGCCGCTCCGCCCGCTGCCGCCCGCCGCCTGCCCGCAGCGCCCCGCAGCCCCGCCTGA